A single window of Aspergillus flavus chromosome 4, complete sequence DNA harbors:
- a CDS encoding Tautomerase/MIF superfamily produces MPLVRIDLVKGVRSPDEIRKLANVVQEVMRKHFHAPERDRYQIITQHEPYELICEDTNLGMERSNKLVIIQILQQGRSAEQKLATYRALQERLFESCGLPGEDLIISCAENSKADWSFGEGEAQFLAGTL; encoded by the exons ATGCCCCTTGTGAGGATTGACCTAGTCAAAGGGGTAAGGTCCCCCGATGAGATAAGAAAGCTGGCCAATGTGGTTCAAGAAGTTATGCGGAAGCACTTCCATGCACCGGAACGGGATCGCTACCAG ATTATCACCCAGCACGAACCCTATGAGCTGATCTGTGAAGACACGAATCTGGGAATGGAGAGAAGCAACAAATTGGTTATCATACAGATCCTGCAGCAAGGACGTAGCGCTGAGCAGAAGCTCGCTACGTATCGAGCACTTCAGGAGCGATTATTTGAGAGCTGTGGACTGCCTGGAGAAGATCTGATTATAAGCTGTGCCGAAAATTCAAAGGCGGATTGGAGCtttggggagggggaagcACAATTTTTGGCCGGCACATTATAG